In the Magnolia sinica isolate HGM2019 chromosome 15, MsV1, whole genome shotgun sequence genome, one interval contains:
- the LOC131227012 gene encoding COP9 signalosome complex subunit 2-like, with amino-acid sequence MGSDEDMEDYGFEYSEEEPEEQDVDIGNQYYNSKGLVETDPEGALAGFAEVVRMEPEKVEWGFKALKQTVKLYYRLGKYKEMMDTYRVMLTYIKSAVTRNYSEKCINNIMDFVSGSASQNFDLLQEFYQTTLKALEEEKNERLWFKTNLKLCKICFDRREYGRMSKILKELHKSCRREDGTDDHKKGTQLLEVYAIEIQMYTETNNNKKLKQLYQKALSIKSAIPHPRIMGIIHEFGGKMHMAERQWPEAATDFFEAFKNYDEAGNQRRIQCLKYLVLANMLMESEVNPFDGQEAKPYKNDPEILAMTNLIAAYQRNDIMEFEKILKSNRRTIMDDPFIRNYIEDLLKNIRTQVLLKLIKPYTRIRIPFISMELNVPEKEVESLLVSLILDNRVHGNIDQVKRLFERGDRSKGIKKYAAIDKWNTQLRSLYQTVTNEIG; translated from the exons GCTTGGTGGAAACTGATCCAGAGGGAGCACTTGCTGGTTTTGCTGAAGTAGTTCGCATGGAACCAGAGAAGGTAGAGTG GGGATTCAAAGCTCTAAAGCAAACTGTTAAGCTCTATTATCGGTTAGGGAAGTATAAAGAGATGATGGACACTTATAGGGTGATGTTGACGTACATTAAGTCAGCTGTAACACGGAACTACAGTGaaaaatgcataaacaacatAATGGACTTTGTTTCTGGGTCTGCAAGTCAGAACTTTGATCTTCTACAAGAGTTCTATCAGACCACACTGAAGGCCCTTGAAGAGGAAAAGAATGAG AGACTCTGGTTTAAGACGAATCTTAAGCTTTGCAAGATTTGTTTTGACAGAAGAGAATATGGACGGATGAGTAAG ATCTTGAAGGAACTACACAAATCTTGTCGGCGAGAGGATGGTACAGATGATCATAAGAAAGGCACACAACTTTTGGAGGTCTATGCTATTGAAATACAAATGTATACTGAAACAAATAATAACAAAAAACTCAAG CAACTATACCAGAAAGCACTTTCGATAAAATCAGCAATACCCCATCCACGGATCATGGGAATAATTCATGAGTTTGGTGGAAAGATGCACATGGCAGAGCGCCAATGGCCAGAGGCAGCAACTGATTTCTTTGAAGCCTTTAAGAACTACGATGAAGCTGGGAACCAAAGGCGTATTCAATGCCTGAA GTATTTGGTTCTGGCCAACATGCTAATGGAATCTGAAGTGAACCCTTTTGATGGACAAGAGGCAAAACC ATACAAAAATGACCCCGAAATCTTAGCGATGACAAATCTGATAGCGGCATATCAACGGAATGATATAATGGAGTTTGAGAAAATCTTGAAG AGTAACAGAAGAACGATCATGGACGATCCGTTCATCCGAAATTATATTGAAGATCTGTTGAAGAATATCAGAACCCAAGTATTACTTAAGCTTATCAAGCCGTACACGAGAATCAGAATCCCCTTCATATCAATG GAGCTCAATGTGCCGGAAAAAGAAGTTGAGTCGCTTTTAGTCTCCCTAATTTTGGACAACCGAGTTCATGGGAACATCGATCAAGTGAAACGGCTATTTGAGCGCGGTGACAG ATCGAAGGGGATAAAGAAATATGCTGCAATAGATAAATGGAACACCCAGCTTAGGTCTCTATACCAAACAGTCACTAACGAGATAGGTTGA